A region of Granulicella aggregans DNA encodes the following proteins:
- a CDS encoding acyl-CoA thioesterase: MEVTPQPSETRVRVRYAETDQMGVVYHANYLIWFEVGRVELMRQLGLNYRDMERQEGCGIAVVEANARYRSPARYDDELIVRTRLTAMRGPVIKFGYSIVRASDETLLCEGHTVHVVVDGTMKKCALPQRYAERLAACLIP; the protein is encoded by the coding sequence TTGGAAGTCACCCCACAACCCAGCGAAACCCGCGTCCGCGTCCGCTATGCCGAAACCGACCAGATGGGCGTGGTCTACCACGCCAACTATCTCATCTGGTTCGAGGTCGGTCGCGTCGAACTCATGCGCCAACTCGGCCTCAACTATCGAGACATGGAACGCCAAGAAGGCTGCGGCATCGCCGTCGTCGAAGCCAACGCCCGCTACCGCTCCCCCGCTCGCTACGACGATGAGCTCATCGTTCGCACTCGCCTCACCGCAATGCGTGGCCCGGTCATCAAGTTCGGGTATAGCATTGTCCGCGCGTCCGATGAGACGCTCCTGTGCGAAGGCCACACCGTCCACGTCGTCGTTGACGGCACCATGAAAAAATGTGCCCTTCCACAGAGATATGCGGAACGTTTGGCCGCCTGCCTCATCCCATAA
- a CDS encoding beta/alpha barrel domain-containing protein, giving the protein MSAVKIIESPRLAWQHLPKSMPAEIKADYLRTLIAAGFKYIDAVSFVGRALVPQMADAELVLEYLDPPDDVEITGLVWDTKGAERAIKSGSIQTLAFPYSLSPAFLQREQDHSLEDALELLEEVGTLAYKAGIDLVAHVSMAFGNPLGDDWSIEEAVNAVDLLVEGGVTQITLDDTAGLATPRLISDLFSDVSAVHDEVDIGLHLRALPQDAAIRIRAAYEAGCRRFNTLLGGFDSTVALGNTLAPTIPTELALTELRSLGAELDDMRPVESIVHAASEIARKYGARVQ; this is encoded by the coding sequence GTGTCCGCAGTAAAGATCATCGAATCCCCGCGACTCGCCTGGCAGCATCTTCCCAAGTCCATGCCCGCCGAGATCAAGGCTGACTACCTCCGCACCCTCATCGCCGCCGGCTTCAAGTACATCGACGCCGTCAGCTTCGTCGGTCGTGCGCTCGTCCCACAGATGGCCGACGCCGAACTCGTCCTCGAGTACCTCGACCCGCCCGACGACGTCGAGATCACCGGCCTCGTATGGGATACCAAGGGGGCAGAGCGCGCCATCAAGTCCGGCTCCATCCAGACCTTAGCCTTCCCTTACTCGCTCTCTCCCGCCTTCCTGCAGCGCGAACAAGACCACTCTCTCGAAGACGCGCTTGAGCTGCTCGAAGAGGTCGGCACACTCGCCTACAAAGCTGGCATCGACCTCGTCGCCCACGTCTCCATGGCCTTTGGCAACCCGCTCGGCGATGACTGGAGCATCGAGGAAGCCGTCAACGCCGTCGACCTCCTTGTCGAAGGCGGCGTCACCCAGATCACTCTCGACGACACCGCTGGCCTCGCGACACCCAGGCTCATCAGCGACCTTTTCTCTGACGTCTCCGCCGTCCACGACGAGGTCGACATCGGCCTACACCTCCGCGCCCTGCCCCAGGACGCCGCCATCCGCATCCGCGCCGCCTACGAAGCTGGTTGCCGCCGCTTCAACACCCTCCTCGGCGGCTTCGACTCGACGGTAGCTCTCGGCAATACGCTTGCCCCGACCATCCCCACCGAACTCGCCCTTACCGAACTCCGCAGCCTTGGCGCAGAACTCGACGACATGCGCCCGGTCGAGTCCATCGTCCACGCCGCCTCCGAGATCGCCCGCAAGTACGGAGCCCGCGTCCAATGA
- a CDS encoding nucleoside deaminase, translating to MPPEPTDESFMAEVIHFTIKSMKTTTPVPFGALIVDTATGKPLMKALNAVAAENDPSSHAELRTVRKACKKLAKQGKGRSLKGYTMYSTCEPCAMCMANILWSGLDRVVYAATIEDANRHCNQIHIPAREVSTRSDMPCIVDGPLLRDEAYALFTHPNMLKVFESWKSGSRTLKKQAKKGKA from the coding sequence ATGCCGCCAGAACCAACCGACGAATCCTTCATGGCCGAAGTCATACACTTCACCATAAAGTCCATGAAAACGACCACGCCAGTCCCGTTCGGCGCTCTCATCGTCGACACCGCCACCGGCAAGCCCCTGATGAAGGCCTTGAACGCGGTCGCCGCCGAGAACGACCCCAGCTCCCACGCCGAGCTCCGAACCGTCCGCAAAGCCTGCAAGAAGCTCGCGAAGCAGGGCAAAGGCCGCTCACTCAAGGGCTACACCATGTACTCCACCTGCGAGCCCTGCGCGATGTGCATGGCGAACATCCTCTGGTCCGGCCTCGACCGCGTCGTCTACGCCGCGACTATCGAAGACGCCAACCGCCACTGCAACCAGATCCACATCCCCGCCCGCGAGGTCTCCACACGCAGCGACATGCCCTGCATCGTTGACGGCCCGCTGCTCCGCGACGAAGCCTATGCCCTGTTCACCCACCCCAACATGCTCAAAGTCTTCGAGAGCTGGAAGTCCGGAAGCCGTACATTGAAGAAGCAGGCAAAGAAAGGCAAAGCATGA
- a CDS encoding SDR family oxidoreductase, with protein sequence MSTTKKIALVTGGNKGLGLETSRQLAAEGVTVLLGARDLAKGEASAAPLKAEGLHVRAVKIDVDDRADHTAIAAFIEKEFGVLDILVNNAGIMVDGGALGTNTTLTVSEENTRKTFDTNFFAVVALTDALLPLLRKSEAGRIVNLSSILGSLTLHATKGSPIYEAKTFAYDTSKVALNSYTIHLAHALKDTKIKVNSAHPGWVKTDMGTDAAPMNVVDGSKTSVWLATLPEDGPTGGFFHMHDTLPW encoded by the coding sequence ATGAGCACCACGAAGAAGATCGCCCTCGTCACCGGCGGCAATAAAGGCCTCGGCCTTGAAACCAGCCGCCAGCTCGCCGCCGAAGGCGTCACCGTTCTCCTCGGAGCCCGCGACCTCGCCAAGGGCGAAGCCTCCGCCGCCCCGCTGAAGGCCGAAGGCCTCCATGTCCGCGCCGTTAAGATCGACGTCGATGACCGTGCCGACCACACCGCGATCGCTGCCTTTATCGAGAAGGAGTTCGGCGTGCTCGACATCCTCGTTAACAACGCCGGCATCATGGTCGATGGCGGCGCGCTCGGCACCAACACCACGCTTACCGTCTCCGAAGAGAACACCCGCAAGACATTCGACACCAACTTCTTCGCCGTCGTAGCTCTCACCGATGCCCTGCTCCCTCTGCTCCGAAAGAGCGAAGCCGGCCGCATCGTGAACCTCTCCAGCATCCTCGGCTCGCTCACACTGCACGCCACCAAGGGATCGCCCATCTACGAGGCAAAGACCTTCGCCTATGACACCTCCAAGGTCGCGTTGAACTCTTACACCATCCACCTCGCGCACGCGCTCAAGGACACCAAGATCAAGGTCAACTCCGCCCACCCCGGCTGGGTCAAGACCGATATGGGAACCGACGCCGCTCCGATGAACGTAGTCGACGGCTCAAAGACCTCAGTGTGGCTTGCCACCCTTCCCGAAGACGGCCCCACCGGCGGCTTCTTTCACATGCACGACACCCTGCCCTGGTAA
- a CDS encoding DUF3891 family protein produces the protein MLRLETPTGYWLVTHPDHAHLAGAIATHWGNDLFTSPEPRTNVLLGVHSHDDGWALRDISPSITRQGKPSAFSVELVGKYSAFEEIDLQDYLNVRERAVAEVAVQDAYAALLVSKHTYNLLTARADRSTIAPDLLPLLDNFLERQRTLQSDLLTTIRADSSFTSEDTSDATIEDHFRLLQACDNMSLLTCVDFAAPATLLHPLSTIDGHQEITVTPLGNRTFRLTPYPLDQEKITIDFPARHVTGKTFASSSDLATLFQAAPIDTLTVTLSA, from the coding sequence ATGCTTCGCCTCGAAACCCCCACCGGCTACTGGCTAGTCACCCACCCCGATCACGCACACCTCGCCGGCGCCATCGCCACCCACTGGGGCAACGATCTCTTCACCTCACCCGAGCCCCGCACCAACGTCCTCCTCGGCGTCCACTCCCACGACGACGGTTGGGCACTCCGCGACATCTCTCCCTCGATCACAAGACAAGGCAAGCCCTCCGCCTTCTCCGTCGAACTCGTCGGCAAGTACTCCGCCTTCGAAGAGATTGACCTGCAGGACTACCTCAACGTCCGCGAGCGCGCCGTAGCCGAAGTCGCGGTCCAGGACGCCTACGCCGCTCTACTCGTCTCCAAGCACACCTACAATCTCCTCACCGCCCGGGCCGACCGCTCCACCATCGCGCCCGATCTATTGCCCTTGCTCGACAACTTCCTGGAACGCCAGCGCACGCTCCAATCCGACCTCCTCACCACCATCCGCGCCGACTCGTCATTCACGTCAGAAGACACCTCCGACGCCACCATCGAAGACCACTTCCGCCTCCTGCAAGCCTGCGACAACATGTCCCTCCTCACATGCGTCGACTTCGCTGCCCCCGCAACCCTCCTGCATCCTCTGTCCACCATCGACGGCCATCAGGAGATCACAGTCACCCCACTCGGCAACCGTACCTTCCGCCTGACACCTTACCCACTCGACCAGGAAAAGATCACCATCGACTTCCCAGCCCGTCACGTCACCGGAAAGACCTTCGCCTCTTCAAGCGACCTGGCCACCCTCTTCCAAGCCGCTCCCATCGATACGCTCACCGTGACTCTCTCTGCCTGA
- a CDS encoding CocE/NonD family hydrolase, translating into MTEPTKIINMGNGVTLRRSIPCRMSDGVTLLSDHYAPADASTPLPTILMRQPYGRDIASTVVYAHPAWFARRGYNVVIQDVRGRGDSGGHFYPFLHEKQDGAETIAWLRTLPESNGKVGMYGFSYQGMTQLLAAAAQPEGLLCISPAMAATDLYHGWFYNNGALRLASSVGWGLQMLKEDARRLNLREASERLERAWANLPAQFLETPYAAHPAIKANALSKYVVDWIEHNAPGDFWSRMDLSTSLEQITIPALHVSGWYDTYLNGTIAGFRSLTENAGTAHARDNQYLLAGPWVHIPWGNRIGTQNFGPEALLDTDDLLLRWFNHWLKDSGEFAAEPKIKHFALNQNKWHPAATWPTESSLDLYLHSEGRANSSKGNGSLRAEAPTNEEASDILSVDPEVPVIAPGGIASASGCFNQAAAQQGNNVLVYTSDPFDKALHIFGTPSITLHASTSAPHADLVAKLTCVRPNGDADFICIGIARSSFLFEHYTPDTPHIWRFDLEPTSWVFQPGERLRLEVSGNSYPLYDRNPHTAVKPSHADSWNWKRSTHILHHTIELASALHLPVVG; encoded by the coding sequence ATGACCGAGCCAACGAAAATAATCAACATGGGCAACGGCGTAACCCTCCGCCGCTCCATCCCCTGCCGCATGTCCGACGGCGTCACCCTCCTCTCCGACCACTACGCTCCCGCCGACGCATCCACCCCGCTCCCGACGATCCTCATGCGCCAGCCCTACGGTCGAGACATCGCCTCCACCGTCGTCTACGCGCACCCGGCATGGTTCGCCCGCCGCGGCTACAACGTCGTCATCCAGGACGTCCGCGGACGCGGCGACTCCGGCGGGCACTTCTATCCCTTCCTCCACGAAAAACAGGACGGTGCCGAGACCATCGCGTGGCTCCGCACCTTGCCCGAGTCCAACGGCAAGGTCGGCATGTATGGCTTCTCCTACCAGGGCATGACGCAGCTTCTAGCCGCCGCCGCCCAGCCCGAAGGCCTGCTCTGCATCTCCCCAGCTATGGCAGCGACCGACCTCTACCACGGCTGGTTCTACAACAACGGCGCGCTCCGCCTCGCCTCGTCTGTGGGCTGGGGCCTCCAGATGCTCAAGGAGGACGCCCGCCGTCTGAACCTCCGCGAAGCCAGCGAGCGCCTCGAACGCGCCTGGGCCAATCTTCCCGCGCAGTTCCTGGAAACCCCATACGCCGCCCATCCCGCGATCAAGGCCAACGCCCTCAGCAAGTACGTCGTCGATTGGATCGAGCACAACGCTCCCGGCGATTTCTGGTCGCGCATGGACCTCAGCACCTCGCTCGAACAGATCACCATCCCCGCCCTCCACGTCTCCGGCTGGTACGACACCTACCTCAACGGCACCATCGCCGGCTTCAGATCTCTAACTGAAAACGCCGGCACCGCCCACGCCCGCGACAACCAATACCTGCTGGCCGGCCCGTGGGTCCACATCCCTTGGGGCAACCGCATCGGCACACAGAACTTCGGCCCCGAGGCGCTGCTCGACACCGACGACTTGTTGCTGCGGTGGTTCAATCACTGGCTCAAAGACTCCGGCGAGTTTGCCGCCGAGCCGAAGATCAAGCACTTCGCCCTGAACCAAAACAAGTGGCACCCCGCCGCCACCTGGCCCACCGAGTCCTCACTGGACCTCTACCTTCACAGCGAAGGCCGCGCCAACTCCAGCAAGGGCAACGGCAGTCTCCGCGCCGAAGCGCCCACGAACGAAGAAGCGTCCGACATCCTATCCGTAGACCCCGAAGTTCCCGTCATCGCCCCCGGCGGCATCGCCTCAGCCAGCGGCTGCTTCAACCAGGCCGCCGCGCAGCAGGGCAACAACGTCCTCGTCTACACCTCAGATCCATTCGATAAAGCACTCCACATCTTCGGTACTCCCAGCATCACCCTCCACGCCAGTACCTCCGCCCCGCACGCCGATCTCGTCGCCAAGCTAACCTGCGTCCGCCCCAACGGCGACGCCGACTTCATCTGCATCGGCATCGCCCGCAGCAGTTTTCTCTTCGAGCACTACACCCCCGACACCCCGCACATCTGGCGCTTCGACCTCGAACCCACATCCTGGGTCTTCCAACCCGGCGAGCGCCTCCGCCTCGAAGTATCTGGCAACAGCTATCCGCTCTACGACCGCAACCCCCACACCGCCGTCAAACCGTCTCACGCAGACTCATGGAACTGGAAACGCTCCACCCACATCCTCCACCACACCATCGAACTCGCATCGGCGCTTCACCTGCCCGTCGTGGGTTGA
- a CDS encoding creatininase family protein, with translation MQTWIPDSRQFAYLNWKQVDALDRDKTLLVLPTAAIEQHGHHLPLATDTLINNVLLGKTLSQLPADAPVYALPPVCYGKSNEHIGFPGTMAISAQTYMAVLRDLGASLHAAGFKKLVLYNSHGGNTALNDVMARDLRAEFGLRTFQMGASGGAKFPEISEQERAYGFHAGEYETSVLLAATPALVDTTAYTVNYIADITKPELLKPEFAPATFAWLTRDIAPSGVMGDPNPSTAEKGERWIEAAATAAAACLEAMLAYENPH, from the coding sequence ATGCAAACCTGGATCCCCGACTCCCGCCAATTCGCCTATCTCAACTGGAAACAAGTCGACGCCCTCGACCGCGACAAAACTTTATTAGTCCTCCCCACAGCCGCCATTGAGCAGCACGGCCACCACCTCCCGCTCGCCACCGACACCCTCATCAACAACGTCCTCCTCGGCAAAACTCTGTCGCAGCTCCCAGCAGACGCCCCCGTCTACGCCCTGCCTCCCGTCTGTTACGGTAAGAGCAACGAACACATTGGCTTCCCCGGCACGATGGCGATCTCCGCGCAGACCTACATGGCCGTCCTCCGCGACCTCGGCGCCAGCCTCCACGCCGCCGGCTTCAAGAAGCTCGTCCTCTACAACTCGCATGGCGGCAATACCGCGCTCAACGACGTCATGGCCCGTGACCTCCGCGCCGAGTTCGGCCTGCGCACCTTCCAGATGGGAGCCTCCGGCGGCGCAAAGTTCCCCGAAATAAGCGAGCAGGAACGCGCCTACGGCTTCCACGCCGGCGAGTACGAGACCTCCGTGCTCCTCGCCGCCACACCCGCGCTCGTCGACACCACCGCCTACACCGTCAACTACATCGCGGACATCACAAAGCCCGAACTGCTCAAACCAGAGTTCGCCCCCGCCACCTTCGCCTGGCTCACTCGCGACATCGCACCCTCCGGCGTCATGGGCGACCCCAACCCCTCCACCGCTGAAAAGGGTGAGCGCTGGATCGAAGCCGCCGCCACCGCCGCCGCAGCCTGCCTCGAAGCCATGCTCGCCTACGAGAACCCCCACTAA
- a CDS encoding ABC transporter ATP-binding protein, protein MTNETITVPAIAIDRATKSYGTGTTILKDISLNVARKEFVSIIGPSGCGKSTLLKLVAGLSPITSGTIAVDGMTPTNAREIVSFIFQEATLLPWRTVRQNIVLGLELEGMARERRTEKVNEVLQLVGLAHVADSYPRQLSGGMKMRVSIARALATRPQVLLLDEPFAALDEMTRDRINEDLLRLRAEQGWTSLFVTHSVAEAVFLSTRILVLAPHPGRVAHDIAIDLPFPRNEETRSTPAYEQAVVEVSRALRSVSVGGNTNL, encoded by the coding sequence ATGACCAACGAAACCATCACCGTCCCCGCCATCGCCATCGACCGAGCCACCAAGAGCTACGGCACCGGCACGACCATCCTCAAGGACATCTCCCTCAACGTCGCAAGAAAAGAGTTCGTCAGCATCATCGGCCCCTCCGGCTGCGGCAAGTCGACGCTGCTGAAGCTCGTCGCCGGTCTCAGCCCCATCACCTCCGGCACCATCGCCGTCGACGGCATGACACCTACCAACGCCCGGGAGATTGTCTCCTTCATCTTTCAGGAAGCGACTCTTCTCCCCTGGCGCACCGTTCGCCAGAACATCGTCCTCGGCCTTGAACTCGAAGGCATGGCCCGCGAACGCCGCACAGAAAAAGTCAACGAAGTCCTCCAGCTCGTCGGCCTCGCTCACGTCGCCGACTCCTACCCTCGCCAGCTCTCAGGCGGCATGAAGATGCGCGTCTCGATAGCTCGGGCGTTAGCAACACGCCCGCAAGTGTTACTTCTCGACGAACCCTTCGCAGCGCTCGACGAGATGACCCGCGACCGCATCAACGAAGACCTCCTTCGTCTCCGCGCCGAGCAAGGGTGGACCTCGCTCTTTGTAACTCATTCGGTTGCAGAAGCCGTCTTCCTCTCCACCCGCATCCTCGTCCTCGCCCCGCACCCCGGCCGCGTCGCACATGATATCGCCATAGACCTGCCCTTCCCGCGAAACGAAGAGACCCGTTCCACCCCTGCCTACGAGCAAGCCGTTGTAGAAGTCTCCCGCGCGCTTCGCAGCGTCAGCGTCGGAGGTAACACAAACCTATGA
- a CDS encoding FAD-binding oxidoreductase → MTDSQIAALTACLSDPARLITNAQTVQRLSRDFYWYSPILKKQLEDKTADVAIQPTSVEEIRSILTYCHQQEIPVTARGAGTGNYGQAIPLERGVVLDLIKMDAIEAITPDGVAICQPGVRLGVLEAAAREQGFELRCYPSTVVKASVGGFLGGGSGGIGSIAHGGLRDFQTVRAIEVVTMEATPRVVLHEGTAVHDVMHSWGTNGIITRIWLALTPAVEWAQCVVAFPTFDEAFTFSEQIAVSEAWIKRLITTFEWPIPSCFTPIAQVTREGKSLIFFMIAAAQLEALQAAAIEAGGEITLAAPYTGLRTLPLLSDYTWNHTTLWAIKQDDTFTYLQCGFNPGTVRDQFAQLKAKFGDEILFHIEWMKNGTGTIIPGSIPLVRYTTEGRLNEMIDFCRSIGVGVANPHVNNVEGGGRYREDNVQLQTKYKYDPKGLLNPGKMTTFIAKEVIPI, encoded by the coding sequence ATGACCGACTCACAGATCGCCGCCCTGACCGCCTGCCTCTCCGACCCCGCGCGCCTCATCACCAACGCCCAAACTGTCCAGCGACTCTCCCGCGACTTCTACTGGTACTCCCCCATCCTCAAGAAGCAGCTCGAAGACAAGACAGCCGACGTAGCCATCCAGCCCACGTCTGTCGAAGAAATAAGAAGCATCCTGACCTACTGCCACCAGCAAGAGATCCCTGTCACCGCACGAGGCGCAGGCACCGGCAACTACGGCCAGGCCATCCCGCTTGAGCGCGGAGTCGTCCTCGATCTCATCAAGATGGACGCCATCGAAGCCATCACCCCCGACGGCGTAGCCATCTGCCAACCCGGAGTCCGCCTCGGCGTCCTCGAAGCCGCTGCCCGCGAGCAGGGTTTCGAACTCCGCTGCTATCCCAGCACCGTCGTCAAAGCCTCCGTCGGCGGCTTCCTCGGCGGAGGCTCCGGTGGCATCGGCTCCATCGCCCACGGCGGCCTGCGTGACTTCCAGACCGTCCGCGCCATCGAAGTCGTCACCATGGAAGCCACCCCGCGCGTCGTCCTCCACGAAGGCACTGCCGTCCACGACGTCATGCACTCCTGGGGCACCAACGGCATCATCACCCGCATCTGGCTCGCGCTCACCCCAGCCGTCGAATGGGCCCAGTGCGTCGTCGCCTTCCCTACCTTTGACGAAGCCTTCACCTTCAGCGAACAGATCGCCGTCTCCGAAGCCTGGATCAAGCGCCTCATCACCACCTTCGAGTGGCCCATTCCATCCTGCTTCACCCCGATCGCCCAGGTCACACGCGAAGGCAAATCCCTGATCTTCTTCATGATCGCGGCCGCCCAGTTAGAAGCCCTGCAAGCCGCCGCCATCGAAGCCGGTGGCGAGATCACGCTCGCCGCGCCGTACACCGGCCTCCGCACCCTGCCGCTGCTCTCCGACTACACCTGGAACCACACCACCCTCTGGGCCATCAAGCAGGACGACACCTTCACCTACCTCCAGTGCGGCTTCAACCCCGGCACCGTCCGCGACCAGTTCGCGCAGCTCAAAGCAAAGTTCGGCGACGAGATCCTCTTCCACATCGAGTGGATGAAGAACGGCACTGGCACCATCATCCCCGGCTCCATCCCGCTCGTGCGCTACACCACCGAAGGCCGCCTCAACGAGATGATCGACTTCTGCCGCAGCATCGGCGTCGGCGTAGCCAACCCTCACGTCAATAACGTCGAAGGCGGCGGTCGCTACCGCGAAGACAACGTCCAGCTCCAGACCAAGTACAAGTACGACCCCAAAGGCCTCCTAAACCCCGGCAAGATGACGACGTTCATCGCCAAGGAAGTTATCCCTATCTGA
- a CDS encoding ABC transporter permease, whose amino-acid sequence MKIFRNVAQTLGILAAILLFWQCIVWLFNLKPYIFPAPLDVLKAIEARYPELLASLSLSASAAAAGLFAALIAGIAIALVFAQSPWVRKMFYPYTILLQTVPIVAVAPLIIMWIGPGLFAVTLITFIICLAPIIANTTLGLISIDRNLVDLFLMHNATPAQVLFKLRMPHALPSIFTGIRISSGIAVIGALTGELFAGSARVGQGGLGYAIQYASAQTETPYLFALVLAASALGFAFFFIVMGLEWYFLHQWHESARSTELE is encoded by the coding sequence ATGAAGATCTTTCGCAATGTGGCGCAGACGCTCGGCATCCTCGCCGCAATCCTGCTCTTTTGGCAGTGCATCGTCTGGCTCTTCAATCTCAAGCCCTACATCTTTCCTGCGCCGCTCGACGTCCTCAAAGCCATCGAAGCGCGCTATCCAGAGCTGCTAGCCTCTTTGAGCCTTTCAGCATCCGCCGCAGCAGCCGGGCTTTTCGCTGCGCTCATTGCAGGCATCGCCATCGCGCTCGTCTTCGCGCAGTCACCATGGGTGCGGAAGATGTTCTACCCCTACACCATCCTGCTGCAGACCGTGCCCATCGTCGCCGTCGCTCCGCTCATCATCATGTGGATCGGCCCCGGCCTCTTTGCAGTCACGCTGATCACCTTCATCATTTGTCTCGCGCCCATCATCGCCAACACGACGCTCGGCCTCATCAGCATCGACCGCAACCTCGTCGACCTCTTCCTCATGCACAACGCCACCCCGGCCCAGGTGCTCTTCAAACTCCGCATGCCCCACGCCCTGCCTTCGATCTTCACCGGCATTCGCATCTCTTCCGGCATAGCCGTCATCGGCGCACTCACCGGCGAGCTCTTCGCCGGCTCCGCGCGCGTCGGCCAGGGCGGTCTCGGCTACGCGATCCAGTACGCCAGCGCCCAAACTGAGACGCCCTACCTCTTCGCCCTTGTCCTCGCTGCATCCGCCCTTGGCTTCGCCTTCTTCTTCATCGTCATGGGCCTCGAGTGGTACTTCCTCCACCAATGGCACGAGTCCGCCCGCTCCACCGAACTCGAATAA